A stretch of DNA from Anaerolineae bacterium:
ACCCTCCTCGACCGCCATCCAGTCGAGCTGCGCCCGGACACCCCCTGGCTCGACCTGGAGATCGCCGATCCCGACCTGTGCGGCCGCTATTCGGCTGCCATGATCCGCGGCATCCGCATCGGCCCATCGCCCGCCTGGATGCAGCAACGGCTCCAGCGCGCCGGCATGCGCCCCATCAACAACGTGGTGGATATCACCAACTATGTGATGCTGGAGCTCGGGCAGCCGTTGCACGCTTTCGATTATGTCAAGCTTCGCCCGCGTCCAGGTGGCGATCGCCCAGCCATCATCGTCCGCCGCGCCCGCCCCGGAGAGCGGATGACGACGCTGGACGGTGTAGAGCGCGCACTGGATCCGGAGATGCTGCTCATCGCCGACGGCAGCGGCCCGGTGGCCATCGCCGGCGTCATGGGTGGGCTGGAGTCGGAGGTGACGGAGCAGACTGTGGATGTGTTGCTGGAGTCAGCCAATTTTGACTTCATCAACAACCGACGCACTGCGAAGTCGCTCCAGCTCCTCAGCGAGGCTTCCCTCCGCTTCGGTCGGCGGGTTGACCCCGAGCTGACGGTGAAAGCGCTGGCACGCGCCTGTCAGTTGATGGAAGAGCTAGCCGGAGGCAAGGCAGAGCCGCTTTACGCCGATCTGTACCCTGGCCGACGAGAGCCCACCGTAATCCACCTGCGGCTGAGCGATGTGCCGCGCATCCTGGGTGCCGATGTGCCGCCGGCCGAGGTGGAACGCATCCTAAACGCTCTCGAGTTCCAGACCGCGCCCGCTGGCGACGGTGTGCTGCGCGTGACCGTGCCGAGCTATCGCCTGGACGTAACGCAATCGGTGGACCTGATCGAGGAGGTTGGCCGTATCTGGGGCTACGATCGCCTGCCCTCCACCCTGATTCGCGACGAGCTGCCGCCCCAGCGAGACAACCTGCCGCTCCAGCTCGAAGAGCAGGTGCGCAATATCTTGGCTGGCGCCGGCCTCCAGGAGGTCATCACCTATTCCTTGACCACGCCGGCCGCTGAGGCCAGGCTGTATCCCGGTCAGCCGATGGACGAATCGGCCTACCTCGCCCTGGCCAATCCGATGACCAGCGAACGCACCCATCTGCGCCGCACCTTGAGCGCTAACCTACTTGATGTGCTGCGGTCGCACCTGCGTTTCATCGAGCGTGCCGCCGTCTTCGAGATCGGCCGGGTGTACCTCAAGGTGGCCGGAGAGGAGCTGCCGGACGAAGAGCCGCGCGTAGGGATCGCCATGACGGGGCCGCGCGGCTTGGGCGGCTGGGGAGATCGGCGAGCGGAACCGCTGGATTTCTTCGACTTAAAAGGCGTAATCGAGACATTGCTGACGCGGCTGGGCGTTGAAGGGGCTGTATATCGGCCCATTGAGCACCCGACGTTCCAGCGTGGGCGTACGGCTGAGATCGTGCTCATAGCGGAAGGCCAGGCCGACGAAGTCCAGCTCGGCGTCCTAGGCGAGGTGAATCCGGCCGTGAGGGAGGCCTTCGATCTGCCTGCGCAGCGCGTGGCGCTGGCCGAGCTACATCTGCGGCCACTGCTCGAGCGATTCGGGCGAGCTCGCCGGCTGCGGCCGATCTCGCCGTTCCCGGCGGTGAAAGAGGATCTGGCGATCGTGGTAGACGAAGAAGTCCCCGCGGAAAAGGTGGAAGCGGTCATCCGGGAGGCTGGTGGAAAGCTCCTGCAAGAGGTGAGGCTCTTCGACGTATACACTGGCGCGCCGATCCCGGTCGGGCGGAAGTCGTTGGCGTATGCCTTAACCTATCAGGCTCCGGATCGCACGCTGACAGATGAGGAGGTAGCCCACGTACGGGAACGGATCATTCGCCATTTGGAGCAAGCTGTGGGGGCTCAATTGCGAAGGTGATGGGGTTTATGCCTCCTGATAAGGGGTCGGGACATTTCGATATGATGTCCCTTCTCCCTCGGAGGAGACCGGCGACTCCTGCACTGGCAGCACAAAGTGAAAGGTGGATCCCACCCCCACCTCACTCTCCGCCCAGATTGCGCCTCCGTGCGCCTGAACGATGTTGCGGGCGATCGCCAGCCCGATCCCTGTCCCGCCAAACCGACGAGTGCTGGATCCATCTACCTGGTAGAACCGCTCCCAGATGCGGTGAATCTGATCAGGAGGGATGCCGA
This window harbors:
- the pheT gene encoding phenylalanine--tRNA ligase subunit beta — encoded protein: MKVPLSWLKDYVDITMPVAELAERLTLAGLEVEAIEHIGASWDREKIIVGQILRVEPHPDADRLSLATVDYGGSEPLTVVTGAPNVKQYEGKPLPGPLKVAFALAGAELIDGYAHDGRKFKLKPTKIRGVRSEGMVCSEKELGLSNEHEGILYLPADAPVGMPLADYLGDTVLTFDIKGGFAYLYSVVGIAREVAALTGQRARLDVLTLLDRHPVELRPDTPWLDLEIADPDLCGRYSAAMIRGIRIGPSPAWMQQRLQRAGMRPINNVVDITNYVMLELGQPLHAFDYVKLRPRPGGDRPAIIVRRARPGERMTTLDGVERALDPEMLLIADGSGPVAIAGVMGGLESEVTEQTVDVLLESANFDFINNRRTAKSLQLLSEASLRFGRRVDPELTVKALARACQLMEELAGGKAEPLYADLYPGRREPTVIHLRLSDVPRILGADVPPAEVERILNALEFQTAPAGDGVLRVTVPSYRLDVTQSVDLIEEVGRIWGYDRLPSTLIRDELPPQRDNLPLQLEEQVRNILAGAGLQEVITYSLTTPAAEARLYPGQPMDESAYLALANPMTSERTHLRRTLSANLLDVLRSHLRFIERAAVFEIGRVYLKVAGEELPDEEPRVGIAMTGPRGLGGWGDRRAEPLDFFDLKGVIETLLTRLGVEGAVYRPIEHPTFQRGRTAEIVLIAEGQADEVQLGVLGEVNPAVREAFDLPAQRVALAELHLRPLLERFGRARRLRPISPFPAVKEDLAIVVDEEVPAEKVEAVIREAGGKLLQEVRLFDVYTGAPIPVGRKSLAYALTYQAPDRTLTDEEVAHVRERIIRHLEQAVGAQLRR